One part of the Brachyspira sp. SAP_772 genome encodes these proteins:
- the mmsB gene encoding multiple monosaccharide ABC transporter permease, with translation MDKTNSNTNKYINIDVKQYGMIIALIAIFFLFYILTGGKNASPTNINNLIMQNGYIVILSIGMLLCVLTGNIDLGVGSIVALCGATSAIFVVDLGMPTPVAFLAAIVIGTLSGVVVGFFVSVLSIPPFIVTLATMLMGRGLTYTMLQAQTKGPLPKDYTFLAIGFLPNIEISLGAIKLDLVPIIIALIITIFIILSAIKKDRERAKYGFPTIVKWQQAIVLFVILAVLWFFLYKLARYNGIPVVLILMSILIAIYHFITTKTIAGRQIYALGGNAKAARLSGINTKLVFFWVYANMGLLSAVAGIVLSARNASATPKAGDGFEMDAIAACYIGGAATSGGVGTIIGAVVGAFTMGILNNGMSLVGLSTDIQKIVKGLVLLGAVTFDLLSKQKKNA, from the coding sequence ATGGATAAAACAAACTCTAATACTAATAAATATATTAATATAGATGTAAAACAATATGGGATGATAATAGCTTTAATAGCCATATTTTTTCTTTTCTATATTCTTACAGGTGGGAAAAATGCATCTCCTACAAATATAAATAACTTAATAATGCAAAATGGATATATAGTTATATTATCTATAGGTATGCTATTATGTGTATTGACTGGTAATATAGATTTAGGTGTTGGTTCTATAGTTGCTCTTTGCGGTGCTACAAGTGCAATATTTGTTGTTGATTTGGGTATGCCCACCCCTGTTGCTTTTTTAGCAGCTATAGTTATAGGTACTTTATCTGGTGTTGTTGTTGGATTTTTTGTTTCTGTTTTATCAATACCGCCTTTTATTGTAACTTTGGCTACTATGTTAATGGGAAGAGGTTTGACATACACCATGCTTCAAGCTCAAACTAAAGGTCCTTTGCCTAAAGATTATACTTTTTTGGCTATTGGATTTTTACCTAATATAGAAATTTCATTAGGTGCAATAAAATTAGATTTGGTTCCTATTATAATAGCTTTAATAATAACTATATTTATAATATTATCAGCAATAAAGAAAGACAGAGAAAGAGCTAAATATGGTTTTCCTACTATTGTAAAATGGCAGCAGGCAATAGTACTTTTTGTAATATTAGCTGTATTATGGTTTTTCTTATATAAATTAGCTAGATATAATGGTATACCTGTTGTATTAATATTAATGTCAATACTTATTGCTATATATCACTTCATTACAACAAAAACAATAGCTGGAAGACAGATATATGCTTTAGGAGGAAATGCTAAGGCTGCTAGATTATCAGGTATTAACACTAAATTAGTATTTTTCTGGGTATATGCTAATATGGGACTTTTATCTGCTGTAGCAGGGATAGTATTATCAGCAAGAAATGCATCTGCTACACCTAAGGCTGGAGACGGTTTTGAAATGGATGCTATAGCTGCATGTTATATAGGCGGTGCTGCAACATCAGGCGGTGTTGGTACTATTATTGGTGCAGTTGTTGGTGCTTTTACTATGGGTATATTAAATAATGGTATGTCACTTGTAGGATTATCTACAGATATACAAAAGATAGTTAAAGGCTTGGTATTATTAGGTGCTGTTACATTTGATTTATTGTCAAAACAGAAGAAAAATGCTTAA